The DNA segment GATCGAAGAGACACTTCGGTGCGGTGAAAGGAAAGACAGTCGCTTTGGAGGGGCTGCCCCAAGACGCCCGTGCTTTGGCCTGTACAGCCGACGACTCGATGCCCAGCACCGGCGCAAACCAGAACTGGACCGCCGATTTGCCATCGATGGTGAGGGTATTGGTGGTGACGGTGACCGTGTTGGAAACTGACAAGTCGACGACTGCGCTCGCGCGGCCGTCATTGGCGTTGGCGCTGGCAAGAGTTGCTGCGGTCACAGCTGACACTCCTGGATCGCACAAGTCCTTATATGCGCACTCCTGGGCAATGGCGAGAGCCGCGGCGTCTGCACCGTTCTGCAACTGGGCGCGTTCGGCGAAGACAATTCCGACATCGATGACCAGCGCGGCCATTCCCAGTACCAGCACCATCAGGAGCGACGCCATGACCGCCACCGCGCCGTCCTCGTTCTTCATCAGCCGCCGCATCGCATCACTCCCCTTCCAGTGACGGATACTGCATCGGCGAATAGTCCGGACAGCAGATCGACCGAGTAGGTCACCGTAACCGTCGTTTCAGTAGCGCTTTCGCAGGGCGTGACCGTGACCTGTCCTGAAGACAAAGCGGGTTGGAGGCCAGGTGCCGAGAGAATCGCTGCGGCCACGGCGACATCAGAGTCCTTCTGGATGGCCATCACCCGGACCGCCTCACGGGCAGCCGAGGTCACCTGAAGCTGGGCGTTGTAGACCCGCCCGAATTCGACGATTCCAAACAGGACCAGAAGGAGAATGGGCACCACGAGCGCGAATTCGACCGCAGCCGCTCCGGATTCGGAACGCAATCGTCTCATGGGGTTCTTTCCTTGAATCTAGTTCCGCTGTTAAGCAGATCGAAGCAGCGGTGCTGTACGCCGCTGCTTCGATCTGTATCCCGACCTCCCCAGCGGGCCGGGAGGACCAAAGCCAGTTGTAGTTGAGTGAAGTTAGTCGACAGCCGGGAGGATGTCCGTGAATGCATCCTGAAGCTGTGGACCGAAGACCACCATGAGACCGGTAATAACTACTGCGATCAGGCCGACCAGCAGGCCGTATTCAACTGCGGTGGCACCGGTTTCTTCGCGGCGAAGGCGTTCGGTGGCCTTGAGGCCGAGGACGTGGAGGGTGGCAAAGAGAGAGACCATGGGATGCTCCTGGAAAATGTGAGTGAACGGAAGCGGGGGATCAATTCCGCCGCTGAATAGAAAGTAGCATTAGCAATCGGCCAAATACGGGCGTGATTCCTATCCTGTGCAAACACTGCGGTTTGGCCCGTATTGATGCGCCAATCCTTCGCAGATTCCGCACTGTTCCGACCCATACGGGCGGTCAAGGGCTCAGATCGGGCTCAGGTGTAGTGGAAGCTGATCCGGTTTCCATTGATGCTTTGCACATCGATGGGCGTCTCGTAGATCGACGACAGTACTTCCGGCTGCATGATGTCGTCGACCGGCCCCTGCCGGACGATCCGGCCGTTGCTCATCGCCACAATCTCGTCCGAATAGACCGAGGCGAAGTTGATGTCGTGCATGACGA comes from the Arthrobacter sp. CAN_C5 genome and includes:
- a CDS encoding pilus assembly protein TadG-related protein, translating into MKNEDGAVAVMASLLMVLVLGMAALVIDVGIVFAERAQLQNGADAAALAIAQECAYKDLCDPGVSAVTAATLASANANDGRASAVVDLSVSNTVTVTTNTLTIDGKSAVQFWFAPVLGIESSAVQAKARASWGSPSKATVFPFTAPKCLFDQTPTDEEIWITVDSSCTGTDGKSLPGAFGWLDTLDKKSCSATVDVDEIIAGDPGKSGPQNCDIDGKTILLPVYVAKSGNGNNVNYVIDGFAAFYTTKHSWPGESIKETGCNNCAGIKGKFITLVSLEDLESFGVEELGGDELNAFFVTLSQ
- a CDS encoding TadE/TadG family type IV pilus assembly protein, encoding MRRLRSESGAAAVEFALVVPILLLVLFGIVEFGRVYNAQLQVTSAAREAVRVMAIQKDSDVAVAAAILSAPGLQPALSSGQVTVTPCESATETTVTVTYSVDLLSGLFADAVSVTGRGVMRCGG
- a CDS encoding Flp family type IVb pilin; protein product: MVSLFATLHVLGLKATERLRREETGATAVEYGLLVGLIAVVITGLMVVFGPQLQDAFTDILPAVD